DNA from Prunus persica cultivar Lovell chromosome G6, Prunus_persica_NCBIv2, whole genome shotgun sequence:
ACTTGTACCATGCCTCAGCTGAGCTGTTTGATTAGACCTTTTTCAATTAGGCACTGTGCAGTTTGGTTAGTTTGGTGGTGACTTTGGTCCAAcagaaaacaaacccaaaatagAAAACTTGGTTTTTCTGTGGTCTGAGGATTCgtaacaaaacataaaaaccgCAACGAACACGTAACTCAAGTGGTTTAAAACATTTACCTCTATCATAAGTCTTGTGTTCGAAACCCTCCGCTCCGAATATACCTATTGATTTTCCCTTTTCCATTTTACTGTGTTTTGCAGAATGCTGCAGAGAAGCCTCCTTTCTTTTTACCTAGCTGGACTGCCATGTATGTGATCAACTCCTTCATAGTTGTGTGGGTTCTGGTGATCGGGTTCGGGTTCGGTGGATGGGCCAGCATGACCAACTTTGTGAGGCAAGTGGACACATTTGGGCTCTTTGCCAAGTGCTATCAATGCAAGCCTCCAAAACCACtgccagcagcagcagctcctcaccactaaaaaaaacttctTCACCCAAAGATCGATTTGAGCTCAAAACTCTCTGAATCTGGATCTCTTCATATTTGTACCATACATGGGGAAGTAGTAATATTTCCCCTACATGTCATGTGTGCtggattttgctttttttcttttttcttttttaattttctacttttttggggttaatttagttatattatAGTGTGTTGAGTTGTGATGATTCCTTTCCGATAAAAAGCATaggttaaattaattaaatcaatatatatatgtttttaggTATTTCATTTTTTCCAACTTTTTCGGTGGGATTTTGTAAGATTTTGTTGTTCAATTTTGGTATAGCTTTCAAGGTCATTATTAGTAGCATGTTTCAAAGTGCCTTATAAAATCGCAACGTTATGGGCCTGCCTGGTCTCCATTTCCACGTGGCTTGATCTCAAGAGCTGTATGTGGACATGTTTTAATGGCTCCCATTGACCTTAGATTCCAATTGTATGAGAGCTGAGAAAGAATGGGGCGTGGACCCGCCCCTCTTTCACATGGGTCGCACGTGGATGCCCTTATGTCACGTGCCATATCCTATGAAATTGTTGCTTGTGAACATGCATGAGATCCATGTGGTGTCTCCAAATTTGGTTAACTTCTGCATGTTTGGCTTTTAACCTGTCGAATGAGCAAGTTTCAGTTGAAGCCATTAGTCTCAATTTATATTCACGTGAACTTGGAAATATACTTTCTGAAGTAACTTGTTCCAATTGGACCAAACCAAGATCATCAGCAGTGGATTCGCATAAACGTAatggagattttttttttgcgccGCCAAATCATCCAATTAGAGGCTGCTTAGTGCcgcttcttttttccttgaacATGGagctttaaaaattaattaaagagaagtaaagagaaaggaggaggaagaggagaaagaaaaaggaaaggagagggagaaagaaagaggttTGAGTGAGTAGTGAGTCATCCTTGAATTGCTTTGCAAGATCTTGAAGGTCAAAGAGGTTTGAGTGAGTAGTGAGTCATCCTTGAATTGCTTTGCAAGATCTTGAAGGTTCTCGTAACTGAGACTTGGGAGTGGTGTTGGAGATTGTGGAAGAGTAATTTGGTTTTAGATAGCTTTGGAATTGAGGTAGGGGACATCTTAGGATTATAAATTGTTGggattattttaattaaacttGGTGAAATATATTAAGGCTTTATTTGTGTTGTGTgcaattgttttatttgtatgatTTTATTTACGGTATGTTAATCATTAACTTTGTAAGTTTATGTTTGTTGAATATTATTTCAAGGGATTCACTAGTCTAGTAGTTTGGAGCAATTGCTTTCTCAAGCATttgtgtagtgtgtgtgagtttagtatattatccCCCCTCTCAATACAAAACGTGCCacgttcaaattttttattttaaaataaaaaagacataCCTTTCATAACTCACGTAATCATGTTTCTGAAAATTCTTTAAATAGGGAGTTGTTAGTGACATATTAAAAAAGTCATTATGCATTCATACGGTACGTTTtaataaagaaggaaaagtaCATGATGACTTTTTGAAGTGCAGCACTTACAATAATTTTCATGTGACTTTTTGAAGTTATACATGATCATGAAGATAAATATTGAAAACAATGCGAAATGCATGTCAATGAATATTGAAGTAAAGTAGTTATTATGCATATAACAAAAGATTAGGTTATGGAAATGAGAAAGTAAGATTTTGAGTAGTTGAGTGTAACCAATGCTTAGAAATTTGCCGAGATGGGTGAAGCTGGAAAGGCAGGGAAGTATGCTGCTGAGATGAGTGAATCCGGAGTGGAAATTAAGGTAGTTGAGCTCAACAATTAATGTGTTACTTATTCATGCAtcaatcaaatatatatgtgtactTTATTTATGTTGAAAACAGGGAACCAGAAGAGCAAGCTATGAAAGACAATGGTCCATCAAGTGGCCTGCAGATACATTCGACGAGGTCGCAACATTCGACAACTTGAGCATCTTTCATGTTCCAAACAAACTTCGAAAAGTCGACGACAATGCCTACAGCCCTCGCATTATCTCAATCGGACCTTACCATCGTAAAAAAGGCAACCATGAGCTTGTCACAATGATAGAGCACAAGTGCCGTTACATGCGATACTTCTTTGACCAAATCAAAGATCCTCAAGAGAGCCTCCAAGTCCCACTTGAGTTCCATTTTCCGGTCTACAATCTAGACACAACGGTTCGCCGGAGCTACGCTGGGGGTGCTCGGGACCATGATGCCGAAAGCCTTGAACACATGGTGTCGTTTGATGGCATTTTCATATTGGAGCTCTTCCTCAGGTATGACCAATATTGCAAAAAAGTTCCCCTAATAGACCAATCTGATGCAATTTTCAACAATGCTTGGATGATCCCCGCCCTTAGGCGTGATCTCACATTGCTCGAAAACCAGATTCCCTTCTTTGTTCTACAAGAACTGTACGACGTTGTCAAGCCTCGAATCGTTAACTACAAGCCGCCACACTCCATCACTTGCCTTGCTCTTAATTTTTTCGAACCTATGAACGAAAAGGAAATGATAAAAGATGAGCCTGAGGGAACAGAGTACAAGCATTTGCTTGATCTCTTGCACAAATTGTACCACCCAGCTTCATGCCTTCTTAAAGACGAACCGCGAAGCAATTTCGAAAATTGGGGTTTCGATTTCTGCGCTTGTGATCTTTTAGAGGCTGGACTTGTGTTTCTATGTGACTCGGACCACTCCTATAACATAACTTTCACTAAAGGAGTGATGAGAATTCCACAAGTGTATATTGACGACAGAACAACTTCACTGTTGAGAAACCTGATTGCTTATGAGCAATGCAGCCTCAGCAGCACGCAGCACATCACATCCTACGCCATCCTCATGAAGAGCCTCATCCGTTCGCCGCATGATGTTACGTTACTTAGGGAACAAGGCATCATGAACCAGAATTGGATCAAGGACGAAGAGTATTTGACCTACTTCAATGGAATTCTagatgaagttgttgtgaaagacttttgttttggtaagcTGTGTACGCAAGTGAATGCCTACGCTAGCAAGTACTGGTTTCGGAGACGGGTGAGGTGCCTGTATAACACTTATTTCTCTACTGCTTGGAGTATGATTTCGTTCGTTGCTGCGGTTTgtctttttgttcttactaTTGCACAAACGTACTTCGCCATGCACCAAGCTCATCAGTAGCTAGCTATAGCTAATGCTTGTTTCATATactctgtttgtttttttagtaaaTGAGGCTGGGGCTGGAGAGTTTCTTTCGGTCCATCCTTTGAGTTTGATTAGCCATTGCTGTTATGTGTTTCAGATTCTTCCTCTATAACGAGTTCGTATGATCTTAATTTGTGTTTTCCCAATTGACATATACACAATTATTTGGAGCTTAAAATAGGGAGATATCAGCTCTGTCACTGATTGTATATAGTTTTGAGTTTATCTTTCGAATTATGTGTTTTAATAAGAAATCTCTCCCAAAGCTAATACACTCAATAAGGAATGAATGTCTACATCAATaatccaaaaaacaaaaaaggggaAGAGAGCTCATCATCTGCGTGGGTTTATGTGTTGTATTATTAACAATTCTAAACAATTACACGTAATTATAGGAAATCACAGTCATATCAACCAAATCCACAAGATTGACCTCTTTTGCTACTGTGATCGTCTGTGTCTGGCGACCGGTCAGATATGATGGGCGATGAAGAACATAGAAGCACATagaagctttaatttttttttttttttttttttttttggggttcaaaGAAGAACATAGAAGCTTGGACTTGAAGTAAGCAAACCAGGAAAGTGACAAGCCCTTAGAAAATATGTCAGGAAGCTGAGTGTGATTGGAAGCAGAATATAGAATAGGTGAAGAGACTCATGATCTTATTTTAGTGGAAGGTATTTAAAGGAGCTAGTAAGCTAATGGGGTTGGAATCAAATCGAATGACTCAAATATACATTTATAATTGCAAGTTGATCTTAGATCTAGTCTTTGCTTCTGGGCTTATGTCACCACATTCCATATGCTAACAAACTAGGACTAATGTATGTACTTAATGGATCATGAGTAGCATACGTgtctgaaaaaggaaaagaaaatggtaaTGATATGAGTATaagataaaatatatatttaactcGATCAAAGACCAAGTCGTCGTAAAGATTAAATAATTAAGTGGAGACTCTGGCGTTGCGAAAGGGAAAGCAAATATGAAATGTGTTTATTGTAAGTTGATTTTTAGTCTCTATCTTTGTTGAGCGTATCCCACATTGAAGTAGGGAAGTTTTGTCGTAGTTCTcaaggttttttgttttcttttaaaactgATTAGCAAATTAATTAGTATGTCAAAGTTAGATTTATCAAAGCTTATTAGAGCGAGACGGTTGTCCATTCTTtcttattattaaattttgagAGTAGATCAGTCTTTAAAGCGGAATGTGGAGATTCATAGAgtctttgtatttatttatatgccCTATGAACTAAGGAAAATTACTCATAAACTAAAGGCAATAATAATACTAATTCAATTCCCTGCAGGGAAGCTCAGATTAGTTCTCGACAGGACGACAAGGGGAAGATTTGATGAAAATGGGTGAGATGAGAAAGGAATTTCAGGTAACTTAACCTCTCTCTAAGCTTCGCTTTTGAGTAGACATTAAAtagattttaaagaaaaatgatataaTCTCTTCATATTTTGGAGTCTAAAGTtacatttttttctctctttctccttatCCTTCCCCCTGTTCGTCTCCCTGTTCTGCATAATATAATGACACAGAAAGATAGGTGGAAGaatgattttattgataagCTCAGCAAAGTGAATATGACAAAGTACTCGAGCATCTATGACACccaaaacaagagaaaaataagaggGGAGGTTTGCATCGATAGAGTTCCAGATAAACTTCGAACAAGTCAAGGAGGATGCCTACCGACCAAGCGTTGTTTCCATTGGACCATTACATAAAAAAGACCGCAACCTCGGAGCCATGGAAGAATTTAAATTGTCTTACATGCTATCCCTTCTTCATCAGCAATCAAGAGCAGCTGAAGATGCTGAAGTTGCAGAAGAATACCACACGCAACCTGCTACAAAATGCTTGGAAGAGTGCATGGATGCTATCTATGGTTTAGATGAAGTGGTTCGTCAATGCTACACTGAAAAGATCAACTACAAAGAAGATGAGCTTGCAGAAATAGTTTTACTGGATGGTTGCTTCATATTGGAACTTTTCCTCCGGTGTGATCGAAACTTGAAGTATATGAAGTAAGATGACTGCAATTTTGATCCAGTCTTAAGAAGTGCTTGGACGATTGCAGGCCTTCAGCATGATCTTGCATTACTTGAAAACCAGATCCCATTCTTTGTTCTCGAACTTTTATACAATACTATCAAGCCTCATATCACCAGGTGTAAACTACCACAGTCGGTTGGTAGCCTTGCTCTTAACTTCTTTCATCCTGTGAGCCGaaaggaaattaaagaagAGCCCTGCCAAGCATTTGTTAGATCTCTTGCACAAATTCTACTTCCACCCGAATGGTCAATTGCCATTCAAGCTTGAAATCGATTCAGACAACGAACAACATTCTGCCTTACAACGAGTAACTTCACGGCTTCTCGGCAAGATAAAAGGAGAAAACCAAACTCCTCCATGCTTGCCTAGTCATCATCAACGTGACCAAGCAAGCAAAGGGAAGTGGGAATTCAATTATTGCGCTTCAGAACTTTTGGAGTCTGGAATTGAGTTCAAAGTTGGACCAAGCACCCAGCAATATTTGTTGGACATAAAGTTCGAGGATGGGGTGATTATAATTCCCCAGCTGCGCATTCATGAGACTACGAATTCACTCTTGAAGAATCAGATTGCTTACGAGCAATGCTGTCTCCGGAGCACGCATAGGGTTACATCATACGTCTTCCTCTTGAAGAGTCTAATCAGGACCTCAGGGGATAGCAAACTGCTTCAGGCAAGAAATATTATAGAGCACAATAATCTGATTAGAGACAAAGAATTTTTGAGTCAATTTGAAAGTGTTCTAGATCAAGTTGTTATGAAGGACAACTTTTGCTATGCTGCTTTGCTCCACCAAGTGAACAAATATTGTAAGTCCTGGTACAGTTTTAGCAGAGTTCGAGTATTTCTGTGGGTGCAATTTCAAAGACAGAAAAGAATCCTCTGTGACACATATTTTTCTCCTCCGTGGAAAGTCATATCACTCGTGGGTGGAGttttccttctccttctcacTTCATTGCAGACATACTATACAATTTATCCTCGCCACTGATTTTGCACCTTCTTTCAacattgaaagaaaatttccACTAGCCAATGGGTTCCTACGACAGTGTGGCACCTAGGCACCTAGGATCGAACTTCAATGAGATTTCTTTCCTCTAatgtaataaaaaaaggaaaaaaaaaatacccctAGACTAGACTCTAGGAACTAGTTACTACGCTTGTTTAATTGTTGCTTTTGATTTGTTtcagttatttattttaattttatatttctcaTGGGGAAGTGGGGTTCCATTGCTGTTCTGGAAGGTTTCTGTTGGAGCATCCTATTCCTATGAAGCTGTTGTTTCTTTAGCCTGCAACCTTTTGCCATAAATAATAAGATTGAATAAAGGATGATCAGAGTAGCCTCAACCACAACACTCATCATAAAAACTACCACCACAGAATCacatttttccattttcactttttgtatcTAAATGAGACTCCACCTTTGACATACCCTGTTCGGCCCGATAGGCATAGCCATTGTTCATTCTTTTGGGCCTGGTTATGTATACGTAATAAGTCATAGCCTTACGCCAAAGGTTaccttttttcacttttttcacACATATATAGTTATTTGACTTAGGTCGTTGGTCGATGTCAGTGCCGGCCTTGAGGTTTTGCAGACCTCAATTCCTACGTAACTTCATTattgatttgaaaaaatatattatacgAACTCAACATCAAAGATTGTAACATAAAagataattaataaaataataataatattccaCACAACAAGAAAGGGATGGAAAATATTTACTCAAATTCTAgtataataaaaattagttgcttacacatatatacaccaTAAACTTCTTCAAAATTGAGAATCTTAACTGAAAATTTGTAAATCGGGGGACTTATTTTCCCAAATCCATCTTCTTCCTGCCATAGAATTAATAAAGAGAATAGACAAAACATAAAGcaaacaaattccaaaattaaaagaaatcgTCAATCAACTGTTAAACAATATCCGGACTTTAGTCTTCATTAGTAGGTTAATTGTCTTAGATTTGAAGTTAAATGAATAAGTGGGCTTTTCTAAGTTTGGCTCTTATTAATTTTGGATTAAATATTAGGCCttaacataatatatatatatatataagtttatataaatttgaggCTCTAGACGGCCGCCTTACCTGCTTATGGTCAGGGCCACCTCAAGTCAAGTCAAATAGCATTTTTGGGTGGAAATTAGACCGAACAGGactgtaagatcccacatcaactaACGGAGAAGGGgcgatgtgccttatatgtgcacacccgcatccatccagcacgaggccttttgggagttCACTGGCTTCgaagtcgtaggaactccgaagttaagcgagttgggggctagagcaatcccagaaTGGGTGACCcattgggaagttgctcgtgagctcccagaaacaaaactgtgagggccagagaggaggtgcccaaagcggacaatatcgtgctacggcggagtggatcccggggtgtgacaatttggtatcagagccactctgccgtgtggtgtgagtgtgccgacgaggacgtcgggcccttaaggggggtggattgtaagatcccacatcaaccaacggagagggggcgATGTGCCttatgtaacaccccgaccccaaatttccccaaattttacccttatttaattatttaattatttaagggtattttagtcatatttttaaccggagagagtttgggaccgtgacttatatttttggataggtcgtactgagacgagttcatagacacgtagtggactcgaatcggagttgtaacgagagagatatggtcaaaagaagcctagtggcataatcgtaaatatttcgaaatggaattttttataaaatctgatttctctctctctctctctctctctctctctctctctctctctctctcccgcgacctctccctctctcccgtcagctctccctctctctctctcctcgcaactccggccaccggctACGGCTGTGGAtggggccggtaccaaaatgaccggggcATCGTCCTCTTCCAGCCCCAGCAGTCTCCCGCCTCCAGCCGCCGCGGTTTAGCCGGAAAATAGAGGAGAAGCGGCCGGCGTCGTCCGATCTTcgccgccgtcgatctccctcctccggccaccaaatccgacgagcaaggtatggtttctcacctatttttcatgctctagctgcctgttgggtaggattagatcgattcttagcgtagacaaCAACTcgatttttgaattgaaaatcggccgaacttcggccattttcggccactttttggggtaggtccaagaacaaaagtggctccaaatagggtgttatacctagggtaggagtttggagccgtgattttgagattttctggcgaagcgttatcgctttgggtaCCCACGTGCTGCCGGCGCGTCCggtggcgcgtgggcactgtagaaaagtAGCACTGTATGctgatgagatccttaggtttgtcatgagtgcgtaggatttcgcggatctcaattcggacgtcgtttgactatcgaacggatattcgcatattgcgcgttatccgggttcgataggttgggaccgttggatggtcccaaatttaatatatgttaatctaggtatttctaggatcgtgtaggaattcacggatcgtgaatcggagccccggatgttccgaataataattttaaagtttatattttgtattaaccgtcagatcatgcgatcgtgagaaatccgaccgtctgatctgaaccaaactcgcaggacaagtgtcccatacctggtagaacccatagagactttcggatcggaaattggaggtcgtgggttctgcaggtccgtttgaccagggttagagtagtttgacctttggttgaccgtgagtctcccggagtaatctcacccttCCAGGGGGGAATTATCGggagctagactattgtggagggttacacaatattagaattatttttataattatatgtggttgtacaagggtacaacagagtctagaatgtcagtttggagtgctatacgcactactttaggtacctccccggatgttGGATTTACTAcgagtaccaccaagtgaaattgaggtctcgcgtggcgtaggttatccggcgttgggacaggccccatacgtggcgttggttgtacgggcgtatggggagatttgtgatattatgttcaggtctcacgtggcgtaggttatccggcgttgagacaggccccatacgtggcgttggttgtaccggcgtatggggagctatgtgatattgtgttgaggtcgcacgtggcgtaggttatccggcgtgtcgacagaccccatacgtggcgttggttgtaccggcgtatgaggagatttGTGACATAatgttgaggtcccgcgtggcgtaggttatccggcgttgggacaggccccatacgtggcgttggttgtaccggcgtatggggagttatgtgatatgatgtgcaggtctcgcgtggcgtaggttatccggcgttgagacagaccctatacgtggcgttggttgtaccggcgtatggggagatactATGATAGTATgacatggtcgcacgtggcgtaggttatccggcgtgttgacaggccccgtacgtggcgttggttgtaccggcgtatgaagagattatttgaaatacagagaaatgaaataaggtatcgcctaaGTGTGGAATCGGGTTTTTttgaagaactacgtgtggcttgatccctcaaggagggtacgtaggcagcctaaggttattaggtgcagccgcagactacaTGTTAgtcatatttggtatttgaatggtttggtagttggttaGGAATTATtgaaaggccgaaggccatttgtgtgaattgcatgaaattatattgtgcatgctgccagttgggaatattaaatgcgttttcatgcatgtataaattttgggaaatgtccaatttataggggagactctgccgaaatttcgacagggagtctcggtttttagtaagtgggtcTGGCATAggagtgatgtcaggaattccaaagggttcgtctcgggttttgaaaaaattcggggcgggttctttcagttggtatcagagctctagGTTCAATTCCCTGTGGACCCAGCACTTTATGTGCATCCTTAAATTGTGGGAATCAAAATGTGTTCCATCTCGGAATGGTACATTTGCGACGTTGAGGACGTCACAAAAGTCAAATTATTTCACAGAGGAAAGATACATAGGCCGCCGGAGCATAGGAAGGGCTGGAGCTTTACCACAGACAGTGGTTGTTTTAGAAGTTCCGGAAGATTGCGAATAGAAGCCGAAGGTTTTGCATAGGGTAACACCTGTACTTAGGGTACAGTTGGATGTTCCTATGACAAAGTTGTTCATGCGTCCGCATAAGCGGGAGGATATGGAGTTGATCAACCTGCTTCTAGGGATCCTCCATTGCCTGAACATGTTGCTAATTTTCGACTATGTGCCTAGAGCACCGAGTCGAAGATACTAAGAGCACAACCTTTCTCTAGGAGGAGCAACTCCTTGACATTGGATCAAGGGATCCAAGATCTGAAAAGTGGCGTTAGAATAATCGAAATCACAAGTGTCTCTTACAGAAAGANNNNNNNNNNNNNNNNNNNNNNNNNNNNNNNNNNNNNNNNNNNNNNNNNNNNNNNNNNNNNNNNNNNNNNNNNNNNNNNNNNNNNNNNNNNNNNNNNNNNNNNNNNNNNNNNNNNNNNNNNNNNNNNNNNNNNNNNNNNNNNNNNNNNNNNNNNNNNNNNNNNNNNNNNNNNNNNNNNNNNNNNNNNNNNNNNNNNNNNNNNNNNNNNNNNNNNNNNNNNNNNNNNNNNNNNNNNNNNNNNNNNNNNNNNNNNNNNNNNNNNNNNNNNNNNNNNNNNNNNNNNNNNNNNNNNNNNNNNNNNNNNNNNNNNNNNNNNNNNNNNNNNNNNNNNNNNNNNNNNNNNNNNNNNNNNNNNNNNNNNNNNNNNNNNNNNNNNNNNNNNNNNNNNNNNNNNNNNNNNNNNNNNNNNNNNNNNNNNNNNNNNNNNNNNNNNNN
Protein-coding regions in this window:
- the LOC18772124 gene encoding UPF0481 protein At3g47200; translated protein: MGEAGKAGKYAAEMSESGVEIKGTRRASYERQWSIKWPADTFDEVATFDNLSIFHVPNKLRKVDDNAYSPRIISIGPYHRKKGNHELVTMIEHKCRYMRYFFDQIKDPQESLQVPLEFHFPVYNLDTTVRRSYAGGARDHDAESLEHMVSFDGIFILELFLRYDQYCKKVPLIDQSDAIFNNAWMIPALRRDLTLLENQIPFFVLQELYDVVKPRIVNYKPPHSITCLALNFFEPMNEKEMIKDEPEGTEYKHLLDLLHKLYHPASCLLKDEPRSNFENWGFDFCACDLLEAGLVFLCDSDHSYNITFTKGVMRIPQVYIDDRTTSLLRNLIAYEQCSLSSTQHITSYAILMKSLIRSPHDVTLLREQGIMNQNWIKDEEYLTYFNGILDEVVVKDFCFGKLCTQVNAYASKYWFRRRVRCLYNTYFSTAWSMISFVAAVCLFVLTIAQTYFAMHQAHQ